TTCCGGCTATTCAGATAGGGGTAGAGACTGCCTTTAAATCGCTTGATTCTAATAACCTCTTCCATATTTTTCCTTCTAATTTTTATGAAAATGAAACTCCTATTTCCATTAATGGGCTAGTTTGGATGGGTGATAAAGCATTTATGAAGTCTCAAATTTCAGAAAAGCTGAGTGCAGGATTTAAATGTATTAAGATGAAAATTGGAGCAATCGATTTTTCTACTGAAATTGATTTGCTGAAAAGCATCAGACAAGAATTTTCGCCTTTAGATATAGAACTTCGAGTAGATGCCAACGGAGCGTTTTCTACTTCTGAAGCATTAGAAAAACTTAAAATCCTGTCTGATTATCAATTACATTCTATAGAACAGCCTATAAAACAAGGACAATGGCAAGAAATGGCGCAGCTTTGCGAAATCAGTCCGTTGCCCATTGCATTAGATGAAGAGTTAATAGGCGTGACGATTTCCGAAGTAAAAGAAAAGCTATTACGCACCATAAAACCACAGTACATTATTCTAAAACCAACACTTTTAGGTGGTTTTAAAGCATGCGATCAATGGATTTCTCTAGCAGAAGAGCAACAAATGGGCTGGTGGATTACCTCTGCACTTGAGAGTAATATTGGGCTAAATGCAATTGCCCAATATACAGC
This Rasiella rasia DNA region includes the following protein-coding sequences:
- a CDS encoding o-succinylbenzoate synthase, whose translation is MKATFKKYTLNFKRPAGTSRGTLKTKETWFLKIEKDGNWGIGECGMFKGLSFDDVPEFEEKLQWTCDNITLPEEVLYDSLSNFPAIQIGVETAFKSLDSNNLFHIFPSNFYENETPISINGLVWMGDKAFMKSQISEKLSAGFKCIKMKIGAIDFSTEIDLLKSIRQEFSPLDIELRVDANGAFSTSEALEKLKILSDYQLHSIEQPIKQGQWQEMAQLCEISPLPIALDEELIGVTISEVKEKLLRTIKPQYIILKPTLLGGFKACDQWISLAEEQQMGWWITSALESNIGLNAIAQYTATKQNRLPQGLGTGGLYTNNIPAPLQVIDGTLQYNKKRKWDESVLNKVL